From Triticum urartu cultivar G1812 chromosome 2, Tu2.1, whole genome shotgun sequence, a single genomic window includes:
- the LOC125541259 gene encoding E3 ubiquitin-protein ligase At3g02290-like, producing the protein MGSILCCLRGPDDDDEAPGCCACLPWPARAYTRVAPVPPEASTGSGQEDPLNTFRPPPRPLPYDDPRFRHPTEKSILLGERSNADTGSTDDGDEKADGPSSLEAPPGGGKPGGTQVCVDCDEDDCPICLEEYDYENPKILLQCNHDFHLGCIYAWMERSQSCPVCAVVMMFKEDQ; encoded by the coding sequence ATGGGGTCCATCCTGTGCTGCCTGCGCGGCcccgacgacgacgacgaggcgCCGGGTTGCTGCGCCTGCCTGCCATGGCCAGCCAGAGCGTACACACGGGTTGCGCCGGTTCCTCCCGAGGCCTCCACCGGCTCAGGCCAGGAGGATCCATTGAACACCTTCCGCCCCCCTCCTAGGCCTTTGCCTTACGATGATCCTCGGTTCAGGCATCCCACGGAGAAATCTATTCTGCTCGGAGAGAGAAGCAATGCTGACACCGGATCGACTGACGATGGTGATGAGAAGGCTGATGGACCGTCGTCCCTGGAAGCTCCGCCGGGAGGGGGGAAACCCGGGGGAACTCAAGTCTGTGTTGATTGTGACGAGGATGACTGCCCGATATGCCTCGAAGAGTATGACTACGAGAATCCGAAGATCCTGCTGCAATGCAACCATGATTTCCATCTTGGTTGCATCTACGCGTGGATGGAGAGAAGCCAGTCTTGCCCGGTCTGTGCCGTGGTAATGATGTTCAAAGAGGACCAGTGA
- the LOC125536302 gene encoding protein FAR1-RELATED SEQUENCE 5-like, producing the protein MMHMLVASDGGGGEMHPYAAVPAEQELELHRDNAADDSLDGHVRCLRCGISGNATPHMRRGPDGPRTLCNACGIAYRKGKMRRMIEAEPPIDEASLAKLVPEVDMEFESEEKAYEFYNKYAGHVGFSVRKSTSHKSSENITKVRTFVCSREGYNRDKKSLEAKKPRLDTRIGCPARLIIKVTPECKYRVTDFKAEHNHQLAPPSTMHMLRSQRILTELQSGEAELSDDSVVTPTTKATGDLVVRQVGFLRSISLLPADYKNYLRSKRTKAMQPGDGGAILKYLQTMQMDNPSFFYTMQIDEDDKLTNFFWADPKSREDFTYFNDVLCVDTTYKINGYGRPLALFLGVNHHRQTIIFGAAMLYDESFESYKWLFESFKIAMHGKEPAVALIDQSIQLSSAMAAAWPNTAQRVCAWHIYQNSVKHLNQVFQGSKTFAKDFSKCVFGYEEEEEFVFAWRSMLEKYDLRHNEWLSKLFDERERWALAYDRHIFCADIISSLQAESFSSILKKFLSSQLDLLSFFKHYERAVDEHRYAELQADFQASQSYPRIPPAKMLKQTSHTYTPVVFEIFRKEFELFMDSVLFTCGEAGTTSDYKVAPSEKPKEHFVRFNSSDNSCMCTCKKFEFMGIPCCHMLKVLDYRNIKELPQIYLLKRWRRTAKSTDEDSQGHAANDNRSSLNVSVPSANHHGLQSINARIQDTSLSNMHENPFHRSS; encoded by the exons ATGATGCACATGCTGGTGGCCTCGGATGGAGGCGGAGGGGAGATGCACCCGTACGCCGCCGTGCCGGCGGAGCAGGAGCTGGAGCTCCACCGCGACAACGCCGCCGACGACAGCCTCGACGGCCACGTCCG GTGCCTGCGATGCGGTATATCGGGTAATGCGACACCCCATATGCGACGTGGCCCTGATGGCCCGAGAACTCTTTGCAACGCTTGTGGCATCGCTTACAGGAAG GGTAAAATGAGAAGAATGATAGAAGCTGAACCACCTATAGATGAGGCTTCACTTGCTAAGCTTGTTCCTGAGGTGGACATGGAATTTGAGAGTGAGGAAAAAGCATATGAATTCTACAATAAATATGCTGGGCATGTTGGCTTTAGTGTTCGAAAAAGCACGTCACATAAATCTTCTGAAAATATTACCAAAGTAAGGACTTTTGTATGCTCAAGAGAGGGTTACAACAGGGATAAAAAATCGTTGGAGGCAAAGAAACCAAGGTTGGATACAAGAATTGGCTGTCCAGCACGGCTGATTATTAAAGTCACACCAGAGTGTAAATACAGGGTCACTGATTTTAAAGCAGAGCACAATCATCAGCTGGCCCCTCCTTCGACGATGCATATGTTAAGGTCACAAAGGATATTAACAGAACTTCAGTCTGGGGAAGCAGAACTGTCAGATGATTCCGTAGTGACACCAACCACAAAAGCAACTGGTGATCTTGTTGTGAGACAAGTTGGTTTCCTTCGAAGTATTTCTCTCCTCCCAGCAGATTACAAGAATTATCTTCGGTCAAAGCGCACGAAGGCAATGCAACCTGGTGATGGTGGAGCCATATTAAAATATTTGCAGACTATGCAAATGGATAACCCCTCGTTCTTTTATACCATGCAGATTGATGAGGATGACAAACTAACCAACTTCTTTTGGGCAGACCCAAAATCTAGAGAGGACTTCACCTACTTCAATGATGTACTATGTGTAGACACAACTTACAAGATAAATGGATATGGCAGGCCATTGGCATTATTCCTTGGTGTGAATCATCACAGACAAACAATTATCTTTGGTGCAGCTATGCTTTATGATGAATCATTTGAGTCATATAAGTGGCTGTTTGAGAGTTTTAAGATAGCAATGCATGGAAAAGAACCAGCGGTAGCTTTAATAGATCAATCGATTCAGTTGAGTAGTGCAATGGCAGCTGCCTGGCCAAATACTGCTCAACGAGTTTGTGCTTGGCATATATATCAGAATTCTGTTAAGCACCTGAATCAAGTTTTCCAAGGCTCAAAGACATTTGCAAAGGATTTTAGCAAATGTGTCTTTGGCTATGAGGAAGAGGAAGAATTCGTGTTTGCTTGGAGAAGTATGCTAGAAAAGTATGATCTTAGACATAATGAGTGGCTGTCTAAACTGTTTGACGAAAGGGAAAGATGGGCATTGGCATATGATAGGCATATATTTTGTGCTGACATAATAAGTTCCCTTCAAGCTGAGAGTTTTAGTAGCATTTTGAAGAAATTCTTGAGCTCTCAACTGGATCTGCTATCCTTCTTCAAACACTATGAAAGAGCAGTAGATGAGCATCGCTACGCTGAGCTCCAAGCTGACTTCCAAGCTAGTCAAAGTTATCCAAGAATACCCCCAGCCAAGATGTTAAAGCAAACTTCCCATACGTACACACCAGTGGTGTTTGAGATCTTTCGTAAAGAGTTTGAACTGTTTATGGACTCTGTGTTATTCACTTGTGGAGAGGCCGGAACAACTTCTGACTACAAAGTTGCTCCTTCTGAAAAGCCCAAGGAACACTTTGTTAGATTCAACTCAAGTGATAACTCTTGTATGTGCACTTGTAAGAAGTTTGAGTTTATGGGTATTCCATGTTGTCACATGTTGAAGGTGCTTGATTACAGAAATATCAAGGAGTTGCCTCAAATATATCTGTTGAAGCGATGGAGAAGGACTGCCAAGTCTACAGATGAAGACAGCCAAGGCCATGCAGCAAACGATAACAGGTCATCATTAAATGTCTCTGTACCTTCTGCAAATCACCATGGGCTCCAAAGCATCAATGCAAGGATTCAA GACACATCGCTTTCCAATATGCATGAGAACCCATTTCATAGAAGCTCCTAA
- the LOC125536303 gene encoding DNA-directed RNA polymerases II, IV and V subunit 9A-like, whose protein sequence is MSALKFCSKCDNMLYPQEDKEMHTLLYACSNCQHQEIATDTCVYKRVLRKSADEPKDTLKDAAADASLPRTRSVKCYNCGYPEAAYFQAPTKGELGLTLYFICCSPTCGHRWRD, encoded by the exons ATGAGCGCCCTCAAGTTCTGCAGCAAATG CGACAACATGCTGTACCCGCAGGAGGACAAGGAGATGCACACCCTCCTCTACGCTTGCTCGAATTGCCAGCACCAG GAGATTGCTACTGATACTTGTGTGTACAAAAGGGTTCTTCGGAAATCTGCTGATGAACCTAAAGACACCCTAAAAGACGCAGCTGCTGACGCGTCTCTGCCACGCACCAGAAGTGTTAAATGCTACAACTGTGGCTATCCAGAAGCTGCTTATTTCCAG GCCCCGACGAAGGGAGAGCTTGGCCTGACGCTGTACTTCATCTGCTGCAGCCCTACCTGTGGCCACAGGTGGAGGGACTGA